From Gemmatimonadota bacterium, a single genomic window includes:
- a CDS encoding antitoxin produces the protein MSKRLQVILDDAEYREVSLAARQKGLSLSEWVRRSLRDTRSAEPASDRGKKLAVVRAATRHDFPTADIAQMLREIEQGYVTES, from the coding sequence ATGAGTAAAAGACTACAGGTGATCCTGGACGACGCCGAATACCGCGAGGTGAGTCTGGCTGCCCGGCAGAAGGGACTGAGTTTGTCGGAATGGGTGCGCCGCTCTCTTCGCGACACCCGGTCAGCGGAGCCGGCATCGGACCGGGGCAAGAAGCTGGCGGTGGTCCGGGCGGCGACACGGCACGACTTCCCCACGGCCGATATCGCTCAGATGCTCCGTGAGATCGAGCAGGGCTACGTGACCGAGTCGTGA
- a CDS encoding DUF3387 domain-containing protein, whose product MKAGVRLAVKRVLRRNEVPTEHPENVVEVILEQAEALYRDWPNAAWRKGWVTSVLCRP is encoded by the coding sequence GTGAAGGCGGGCGTGCGATTGGCTGTGAAGCGCGTGCTCCGGCGGAATGAGGTCCCGACGGAGCATCCGGAGAACGTCGTCGAAGTGATCCTGGAGCAGGCGGAGGCGCTGTATCGGGATTGGCCGAACGCAGCGTGGCGCAAAGGGTGGGTCACCAGCGTCCTCTGCAGACCTTGA
- a CDS encoding type II toxin-antitoxin system VapC family toxin, translating to MIFIDSNVPMYLVGAAHPHKTDAQHLLERAIAANERLVTSAQVLQEILHRYVAIERRDAIQPAFDALLGVVDEVYPIEQTDVERARIVLDGGIATSPRNALHVAVMEHHGVARILSFDRGFDALPGVDRVS from the coding sequence GTGATCTTTATCGATTCGAACGTTCCCATGTACCTCGTCGGGGCCGCTCACCCCCACAAGACCGACGCCCAGCACCTGCTTGAACGGGCCATCGCGGCAAACGAGCGCCTGGTCACGAGCGCGCAGGTCCTCCAGGAGATCCTCCATCGGTACGTCGCGATCGAGCGCAGGGACGCCATCCAGCCGGCCTTCGACGCACTTCTCGGCGTGGTCGACGAGGTGTACCCCATCGAGCAGACGGACGTGGAGCGGGCGCGCATCGTGCTGGACGGGGGCATCGCGACTTCGCCCCGCAACGCCCTCCACGTGGCCGTCATGGAGCACCACGGCGTTGCCCGCATCCTGAGTTTCGATCGGGGCTTCGACGCGCTTCCGGGGGTAGACCGGGTGAGTTGA